The genomic DNA TCGATACCTTCCAAAAGTTCGGGGGCATAATCCCAACGGACGTAACCCGAGATATAGTCCGCGCCAATCATGCCAATGACAAAACCGATGGCAGTCATCATAACCGCTTTAAGAATCGATTTGCCCGCTAGCAACGCGATGGTTGCAAGGCCGAGCAGCATCAGCATAAAGTACTCTGGTGCGCCAAAGTTGATGACCAGACGGCTGATCGTGGGCGCCAGAAAGATCAGGATGAGCAACCCAAAGCTACCGCCGATAAAGCTGGCTATGGCCGAAAGACCCATCGCCATGCCACCCTTGCCCTGCTGCATCAAGGGGTAGCCGTCCTCGGCCGTCATGATGGCGGGGGCGTCGCCGGGGGTGTTGATTAAAATGGCGGTAATTCGTCCGCCATACATGGTGCCCATATAAACGCCAACCAACAGTGCCAGCGCCTGGTCAACAGGCAGCGTAAAGGTCAGCGGAATCATCAGTGCAATGCCGGCAGAAGGGCCCAGTCCGGGCAGCGCGCCGACAACGGTGCCCACAATGGAGCCGAGCGCGATAATCAGCATATTGGTTATGGTTAGCATTGAGAGCGCGCCCTGCCAGAGTGCAGATAAGGTTTCTATCATAGTTTTGACCCTCCTTTACAGAAAATTGAAGATGGTGATGGGGATATCCAACCAGAGGTCAAAGATGGCCCATACCACCAACGTTGCCGTTAGTGCAACTTTTAGGCTGTCTAACAGCGGATTTTTCTCCACCCAAAATACAATGTAAAATATGAACAACGCTACAGAAGCAATGATCCCGAAATGCTCCATCAGAAGAATCATTGCGATAAGACCTACAAAATACAAACCCAAGCGAATGAGTTGGTGCTTGTTCAACGAAAAGTCCGGCGTGGACTTGTCAAAAAAGAACAGTATCACACAGCAAGCAATGATAAGGCATAGCATAACCACCGGCAGGAAGCCCGGCCCTATTGTGTACTGCGTCTTGAGCGGCCACCCGATGGCCGCAGACAGCATAACGCCGCTGAGCAGTGCCATAACCAGCAGAAACAGCCGGTTACTGGAAAGTTTCATAATGTTTCCTCCTGTTAAAGTCGTGAAAGAATAGAGGTTAGAACACGCATTCTTTAAATAAGTGAAGGAGCGATAATTGACGCTCCTTCACTTAGAGGTTGCGAGGTATAGACAGTAACGCCTGAAAGACTCCTAGATGAGGCCCATTTCCTTCATGGCGGTTTCATACTCACCGTTGAGCGTATCGAGATAGCTAGCGAAATCATCGCCTAACAACAGGTTTTTCTGAACGCCGTTGGCTCCCAGATACTGTTCGTTCCAGGAATTGCTAGCGCTCAGTTCGGTGAACAGCCCCATATAATACTGCTTGGCTTCTTCAGAGATATCCTTGGGGGCGGCAATGCCACGGAAAACACCAAGGTTGATATCGTAGCCCTGTTCGATGAGTGTGGGGATCTCGGACAGCTCTTCATTGCGCTCGGCAGTAGCCAGACCAATGCCGATAAAGTCGCCGGTAGCGAGATACTCACTGCAGCTATTGACGTTGGTGCAAATGAAATCTACCTGCTTGCCGAGCAATGCGGTAACCAGTTCGCCGTCGCCCTGATAGGGGATGTAGTTGATATCCTGCTCGGAAGCGGCGATCAGCTTATTGCAGATGATGTTGTCGATAGACCCGGTGCCGGTACCGCCAGCGGTACGGGGTGCGGATAGCAACTCTTCCATGCTGGTGATGCCGGAGTCTTTATGTACCACGATGATCGAAGGATCAATGCCCAGGCAGGCAATGGGGGTAAAATCCTTGTAGGTCACACCGGTTTTG from Oscillospiraceae bacterium MB24-C1 includes the following:
- a CDS encoding tripartite tricarboxylate transporter TctB family protein; amino-acid sequence: MKLSSNRLFLLVMALLSGVMLSAAIGWPLKTQYTIGPGFLPVVMLCLIIACCVILFFFDKSTPDFSLNKHQLIRLGLYFVGLIAMILLMEHFGIIASVALFIFYIVFWVEKNPLLDSLKVALTATLVVWAIFDLWLDIPITIFNFL
- a CDS encoding tripartite tricarboxylate transporter substrate binding protein; this translates as MKKLIAFALTAVMVMSISACGGKSSSAPSAAPVAAGSSAASPATSTFPERPIELVACYGPGGGHDIMLRTALKIINAENLADGAVMNVVNKEGGSGAVGMGYVNTHAGDDYYLMCVTSSFLTTPLSTKTGVTYKDFTPIACLGIDPSIIVVHKDSGITSMEELLSAPRTAGGTGTGSIDNIICNKLIAASEQDINYIPYQGDGELVTALLGKQVDFICTNVNSCSEYLATGDFIGIGLATAERNEELSEIPTLIEQGYDINLGVFRGIAAPKDISEEAKQYYMGLFTELSASNSWNEQYLGANGVQKNLLLGDDFASYLDTLNGEYETAMKEMGLI